The Streptomyces sp. R28 region GCCATCTCGGCCGCCGCCATCGCCTCCTCCGGCGTGTACGGCTCCGTACCGCAGATGACGTCCAGGATGGACCCGGTGAACGGCTGCGCGTGCTGGAGCACGACCCCGCACTGCCGGCGCACCGCCGACTGGTCGAGTGCCGACAGGTCCTGGCCGTCGTAGAGCACACTGCCGGACACCGGCTTGTCGAACCCGATCAGCAGCCTGAGCAGGGTCGACTTGCCGCAGCCGCTGGGGCCGACGATCGCCACGAACTCGCCCGGGCGTACGTCGAAGGACACGTCGTCCAGGACCAGGGGACCGTCGTCGGAGTACCGGAAGGACAGCCGGCGCGCCTCGATCGCGCCGGTCAGCGGGCCCGGCCGGGTGCTCGCCGTGCGCACCTCGGGCGTGGCGTCCAGCACCGGCTTGATCTCCTCGAACAGCGGCAGCGCGGCCACCACCGACACGAACGAGCCGGTCAGCTGGGTGACCGAGGTCAGCAGCATCGTCACCGAGGTGTTGAAGGTGAGGAACGCCGCCGCCGACATCGACCCGCGCGCCGGACCCGCCAGCAGCATGAACATCAGCAGCGTGCACACCGGCAGGTACACCGCGCCCATCACGGTGGTGAGGTTCTTGATGCGCCCCACCTTCTGCTGCAGCTCACGGCTGCGCGCGAACCGGTCCGCCCAGGCCGCGTACGCGTAGTTCTCGGCCGCCGCGACCCGCAGCTTCGGCAGCCCGCGCAGCGTCTGGAACGCCTGGTTGTTCAGCTTGTTGCTGAGCACCACCAGCCGCCGCTGCCAGCGCACCTGCCACAGCCCGAGCCCCAGGAAGACGCCCGCGATGACGACGAGCATGCCGATCGCCGCCATCGCCATCGGCACGCTGTACCAGAACAGCAGCGCCAGGTTCATCGCGCCCACCGTCACCGACGACGCGACGACGGGGCCGACTCCGGCCATCAGCCGGCGGATCGCACTGATGCCCATGGCCTGGCTCGCCAGCTCGCCGGTCGAGCGCTCGGTGAAGAACTTCGTGGGCAGCCGCAGCAGCCGGTCCCACAGGGCCGGCTGGAGCGTCGCCTCGATACGGCCCTCCAGGCGCAGGATCGTCAGGTTCTGAAGCAGCATGAACGCCGCGGCCACGACGCTGCTGATCATCACGGCCAGACAGAACTGCACGATCAGCCCGGTCTGGGCCTTCGGCACGAACTCACCGAGAATCTTGCCGGTCGCGATCGGCACGAGCGCACCGATCGCCACCGTCACCAGGCCGCTGATCAGGAGGTTCGCCAGGTCACCGCCAGTGCCTCGCATGCTGAACCGCAGGAGCCTGAGCGGGCTCAACGCACGGTCGGGCAGCGGGCGGTAGAACATCACGGCACGCGGCTCGAACTCCTCCGCGTTGGCCTTCTCGATCGGCGTCTCACGGCCGGTCGCCGGATGGACGGCGACATAGCCACCGCGCCGCCACAGCAGCGCCACCGGCGCACCGGACAGCGCCCGGTGGCCCACCAGCGGCCCTACGTTGTCCCGCCACCAACGCCCGTCCAGCCGTACGGCCCGGGCGCGGACGCGGGAGGCGATGGCCACCCGCTCGACCGGGTCGAGACGGTCGCTCTCGGTGCCGCTCTGCGCGGGCTCGGCCAGCGTGATCCCGGCCGCCTCGGCGACCAGCTTGCACGCCGCGTAACTGGCGTCCGCGTCGGCGGCCGTCGTCCGCTTGTCGCCGCGCTTGCCGATGGACGCGAGCAGCGTCCGGTCGGCCTGGGCCCGCACCGCCTCGCCGGCCTTGATGCCCTCCGCGGTGCGCGTCTCATGGGTGCGCTCCAGCTGCTCGATCCAGCGGTCCAGCGTGGTCAGCAGGCGGTACTGCTGGTCGACCATGCTCTGCCAGACCGCCGGGTCCATCAGCAGGTCGGCCGCGGCTTCCGCGCCGTACAGCGAGCCGTACTGCACGCTGCCGGGCGGCACCTGCATCCAGAAGACGTCGTCGTCGGTCACCTCGGCGGCCCGCTCGGTGGCCATCGGCGCCTGGAAGAGGATGGAGAGGCTGCGGCCGACGCCGAGCGCGAGGGCGTACTCCAGCGGGCTCGTCGTCGGCGGGACGTACTGCGGGTTGCCGTACTCGTCGTACGACCACGTCTGGGTGTTCGCCGGCTGGTACAGCTCGCGCAGCCCGATGCGGTGCACCACGCAGTCCCGGAGCGGGCGTGCCACCAACGTGTGGTGAGGTCCCGGGACCGGGCCCAGCAGCAGCGAGCCCGCCTCCAGGCGGCCGAGGTGGTGCCAGTGGCCCTGCTGGCCGGCGTCGACCGCGAACAGGTCCACGGCGCCGGACGCGACCAGCCACAGCACCTGCGGGCCTTCGAGGTCGAGGCGGTTGAATCCGGCGCAGTCGATGCGCGTGCCCATCTGACCGAGCGCGTTGAGGACGAGGTCACCCTCGTGGACGGCAGTCATCTCACCGCTCCTTGACCAGTGCCGCGTACGCGCCGCCGCGCGCCACCAGCTCCTCGTGCCGCCCGCGTTCGACGATCGTGCCGTGCTGGAGCACGACGATCTCGTCGCTGTCGCGCACGGTGCTGAGCCGGTGTGCGATCACCACGCAGGCGCAGCCGCGCTTGCGCAGGTTGTCCATCACGACCTGCTCGGTCTCCGCGTCCAGCGCGCTCGTCACCTCGTCGAGGACCAGGATGCTGGGGCGGCGCACCAGCGCCCGCGCGATCTCCAGGCGCTGGCGCTGCCCGCCGGAGAAGTTGCGGCCGTCCTGCTCGACCTTGCTGTGGATGCCGCCGGGGCGGCGCATCACCACGTCGTACAGCGCCGCGTCGCGCAGCGCGTCCACCACCGCGTCGTCGGGGACGGACGGGTCCCACAGCGCCACGTTGTCGCGGATCGTGCCCTCGAAGAGGAACACCTCCTGGTCGACGAAGGAGACGGAGGCGGCGAGCGCGCCGCGCGGGATGTCCTCGATGCGCTGGTCGTCGATGCGGATGACGCCCTCCCAGGGGGCGTACAGGCCGGAGATCAGCCGGGAGACCGTCGACTTGCCGCTGCCGGAGCCGCCGACCAGGGCCACCTGCCGGCCCGGGCCGACCGTCAGGTCGAAGCCGGTGAGCAGGGGCTTGTCGAGCGGGCTGTAGCCGAAGGTGATGTTCTGCAGCTCCACGTGGCCGTTCAGCCGGCGCGTCGACTCGCCGGCGCCGGGACGGCCGTAGAGCGGGTCCGCCTCGAAGTTCTCCACGTCCTTCAGGCGGGCCACGTCGGCGGCGAAGTCCTGGATGCGGCCCGCGACGCCGTTCAGGCGGGTGATCGGGGCGGTGAAGCGGGTGACCAGGGCCTGGAAGGCGACCAGCAGGCCGACGGATATGCCGCCCTCGACCGCCCGCATACCGCCGATCCAGAGGATGAGCGCGCTGTTGAGCGAGGCGAGCGTCGGTGCGACCACGCCCAGCCAGGCGCTCGGCACGCCGAGGCGCTGCTGCTCCTCCAGCGTCGTGGCGTGCTGTCCGGCCCACTTGCGGAAGTAGCCGTCCTCGCCACCGGTCGCCTTCATCGTCTCGATCAGCTGAAGGCCGGTGTAGGCGGTGTTGGTGAGCCGGGCGTTGTCCGCGCGCAGTTTCGCGGTGCGGGTGGCGCGCAGGCGGATCACGACCCGCATGGCGACGACGTTCAGCAGCGCGACGCCGATGCCGACGAAGGTGAGCTGGGGGTCGTACGTGTAGAGGAGGAGCGCGTACAGGATGACGACCACCGCGTCCACGCCTGCCGCCGCGAGGTCGCGGGCCAGCGTCTCGGCCACCGCGTCGTTCGACTGGAGGCGCTGCACCAGGTCGGCCGGGCTGCGCTGGGAGAAGAACGTCACCGGCAGGCGCAGCAGATGGCGCAGGAAGCGGGCGCTGGAGAGGGTGGAGGAGATGATGCGGCCGCGCAGCAGGTTCGCCTGTTGCAGCCAGGTCAGCACGAGGGTGAGCAGCACACAGGTCCCCATGGACGCGAACAGCACGCCCAGCAGGGAGGTCTGGCCCCCGATGAGGAACATGTCGATGTAGGTGCGGCTCAGCGCGGGCACCGCCGCGCCGACCACCACCAGGAGCAGGCTCGCCAGGACGGCGGCGGGCATCGTGCCCGCGGTGCCGCGCAGCCGGGCCGGCATCGCGCCGAGCACGCCCGGCTTGCGCCCGCCCTTGCTGAAGCCCTCGCCGGGCTCCATCACCAGGACGACGCCGGTGAAGCTGCCGTCGAAGTCCTCCATGGGCACGAAACGGCGGCCCTTGGCGGGGTCGTTGATGTAGACGCCCCGGCGACCGAAGCGGCGGCCCATGCCGTCGTAGACGACGTAGTGGTTGAACTCCCAGAACAGGACGGCCGGCGTCTTCACCTCGGCGAGGGCGGCCGTGTCCATCTGCATGCCCTTGGCCGTCAGCCCGTAGCTGCGGGCGGCCTTGAGCAGGTTGCTGGCACGCGAGCCGTCGCGCGAGACGCCGCACGCTATGCGCAGTTCCTCCAGCGGGACGTGGCGGCCGTAGTGGCCCAGCACCATCGCGAGGGAGGCGGCGCCGCACTCCACGGCCTCCATCTGGAGCACGGTGGGCGTGCGGACGGTCTTCGACCTGCCCTTGGGGACGGGGCGCTTCGGCGGGGCGGCCCGGCGCCTGCTGCGCGTCTCCTGTGCGGCGCTCACGGCAGCAGCCAATCGACGGGACGCTGGTCGGCCAGCCGGATCGAGGCGTCGGCGATGGTC contains the following coding sequences:
- a CDS encoding NHLP bacteriocin export ABC transporter permease/ATPase subunit; its protein translation is MTAVHEGDLVLNALGQMGTRIDCAGFNRLDLEGPQVLWLVASGAVDLFAVDAGQQGHWHHLGRLEAGSLLLGPVPGPHHTLVARPLRDCVVHRIGLRELYQPANTQTWSYDEYGNPQYVPPTTSPLEYALALGVGRSLSILFQAPMATERAAEVTDDDVFWMQVPPGSVQYGSLYGAEAAADLLMDPAVWQSMVDQQYRLLTTLDRWIEQLERTHETRTAEGIKAGEAVRAQADRTLLASIGKRGDKRTTAADADASYAACKLVAEAAGITLAEPAQSGTESDRLDPVERVAIASRVRARAVRLDGRWWRDNVGPLVGHRALSGAPVALLWRRGGYVAVHPATGRETPIEKANAEEFEPRAVMFYRPLPDRALSPLRLLRFSMRGTGGDLANLLISGLVTVAIGALVPIATGKILGEFVPKAQTGLIVQFCLAVMISSVVAAAFMLLQNLTILRLEGRIEATLQPALWDRLLRLPTKFFTERSTGELASQAMGISAIRRLMAGVGPVVASSVTVGAMNLALLFWYSVPMAMAAIGMLVVIAGVFLGLGLWQVRWQRRLVVLSNKLNNQAFQTLRGLPKLRVAAAENYAYAAWADRFARSRELQQKVGRIKNLTTVMGAVYLPVCTLLMFMLLAGPARGSMSAAAFLTFNTSVTMLLTSVTQLTGSFVSVVAALPLFEEIKPVLDATPEVRTASTRPGPLTGAIEARRLSFRYSDDGPLVLDDVSFDVRPGEFVAIVGPSGCGKSTLLRLLIGFDKPVSGSVLYDGQDLSALDQSAVRRQCGVVLQHAQPFTGSILDVICGTEPYTPEEAMAAAEMAGLAEDIKRMPMGLHTIVSGSGAISGGQRQRLMIAQALIRRPRILFFDEATSALDNETQRTVIESTKALHATRIVIAHRLSTVLDADRVIVMEDGKVAQQGPPAQLLADTNGRLHELVRRQMA
- a CDS encoding NHLP family bacteriocin export ABC transporter peptidase/permease/ATPase subunit — protein: MSAAQETRSRRRAAPPKRPVPKGRSKTVRTPTVLQMEAVECGAASLAMVLGHYGRHVPLEELRIACGVSRDGSRASNLLKAARSYGLTAKGMQMDTAALAEVKTPAVLFWEFNHYVVYDGMGRRFGRRGVYINDPAKGRRFVPMEDFDGSFTGVVLVMEPGEGFSKGGRKPGVLGAMPARLRGTAGTMPAAVLASLLLVVVGAAVPALSRTYIDMFLIGGQTSLLGVLFASMGTCVLLTLVLTWLQQANLLRGRIISSTLSSARFLRHLLRLPVTFFSQRSPADLVQRLQSNDAVAETLARDLAAAGVDAVVVILYALLLYTYDPQLTFVGIGVALLNVVAMRVVIRLRATRTAKLRADNARLTNTAYTGLQLIETMKATGGEDGYFRKWAGQHATTLEEQQRLGVPSAWLGVVAPTLASLNSALILWIGGMRAVEGGISVGLLVAFQALVTRFTAPITRLNGVAGRIQDFAADVARLKDVENFEADPLYGRPGAGESTRRLNGHVELQNITFGYSPLDKPLLTGFDLTVGPGRQVALVGGSGSGKSTVSRLISGLYAPWEGVIRIDDQRIEDIPRGALAASVSFVDQEVFLFEGTIRDNVALWDPSVPDDAVVDALRDAALYDVVMRRPGGIHSKVEQDGRNFSGGQRQRLEIARALVRRPSILVLDEVTSALDAETEQVVMDNLRKRGCACVVIAHRLSTVRDSDEIVVLQHGTIVERGRHEELVARGGAYAALVKER